The Streptomyces sp. NBC_00459 DNA segment ACGACGCGGGGCGACCCGGGGATGGGACTCAGCTCACACCGACGGCTCGGCCAGGTCTCGCAGCACCTCGGAGATGGCCTTGACCTCGTCCACACTGCCGGTGGCCACCGCGATCACCAGACGTTCGGCGACATCGATGTCCGGCCGCAGCTGGACATCGTTCAGCGCCAGAAAGACGACGCAGGAGGTCCACGCCGTGCGCTTGTTGCCGTCGACGAAGGGGTGATTGACAGCGAGCGACTGCAGGAGGGCCGCCGCCTTGTCGAACAGGTCGGAGTACGCCTCCTGCCCGAACATCGCAGCCGAGGGACGATGCACGGCCGACTCCAGCAGACCGGCGTCTCGGACGACAACTTGCTGATCATCGACAGCGAGTCCGGCGATGTCCAGAACGTCCTCGGCCGACAGATAGACGTATGTCACTTGAGCCGCTCCAGCAGTTCGGCCCACTTGACGGTCTGCTCCTTGGCGGCTTTACGGACCAGCGCCTCGTGGGCCGTCCTGGAGAGGTAGTCGTCCACAGCCTTCAGCAATATGGCGTGCATACTCGTCCCCTCCTCCTCGGCGCGCAGCTTCAGAGCTTCCGTCTGGTCGTCGCGAAGACGCAGGTTCATAGCCATACCAAAACGGTACCACTCGATGGGGCCAGACTGGTACCACTCAAGATGGAGTGGCCCGCACCCGCGTAGTCACCCAAGCCCCCACCAACGCCACCCCCGCCATCGGCAGAAACACCGCGGCGAAGGCACCCGGATGGGAGCCGCCGCCGGACGCGGCGGAGGCATGAGCCACCGTTCCCCCGCCCAGCGCGGCGAAGGCCGCACCCCCGCCGGCCAGCAGCACCACGTTGGAGAGCCCGTCGGAGATCTGCAGGGCTGCGGAGTTGGTGCCGGCCTCCTCGGGGGCGGAGAGCTGAAGCAGCAGCACGCTGGTACTGGCGATGACGAGCCCCATCCCGAAGCACCCGAACGCCCACACGACCGCGAGGGTCCACACCGGCACGGCGTCGATCAGCACGGCGGGCGCTGCTGCGATGGAGGCGGCGACGACGACCATCCCGACCGTCATCAGCCGCTCCCGATACGGCTCCATCCGCGCCCGTGCCTGCACGGACGACCCCAGCGCCCACGTGACGCCGCCCGCCGCGAGCGAGAACCCGGCCAG contains these protein-coding regions:
- a CDS encoding CopG family transcriptional regulator, whose product is MAMNLRLRDDQTEALKLRAEEEGTSMHAILLKAVDDYLSRTAHEALVRKAAKEQTVKWAELLERLK
- a CDS encoding type II toxin-antitoxin system death-on-curing family toxin, giving the protein MTYVYLSAEDVLDIAGLAVDDQQVVVRDAGLLESAVHRPSAAMFGQEAYSDLFDKAAALLQSLAVNHPFVDGNKRTAWTSCVVFLALNDVQLRPDIDVAERLVIAVATGSVDEVKAISEVLRDLAEPSV